In Leucobacter sp. CX169, a single genomic region encodes these proteins:
- a CDS encoding TetR/AcrR family transcriptional regulator, whose product MIGETALALIDAHGWGRLTMTALADALGVRAPSLYHHIAGQNEIVHLVRRQVVRKIADPSIAELPWESAAMSFGAAYYRAFAQHPQTIQVLSMTPIEDDETFAMYETFLRVLKRAGFRATPAIDLLTGIENLALGFAFEHNASDQMFAAEKADSFGAPTFADFIREQTEGGYVAAEAFETVLRRFVRMFLEEGDLAMAQVSSGQDPA is encoded by the coding sequence TTGATTGGCGAGACCGCGTTGGCCCTCATCGACGCCCACGGCTGGGGCCGGCTGACGATGACGGCCCTCGCCGACGCCCTCGGCGTCCGGGCGCCCTCGCTCTACCACCACATCGCGGGGCAGAACGAGATCGTGCACCTCGTGCGTCGGCAGGTGGTGCGCAAGATCGCCGACCCGTCCATCGCGGAGTTGCCGTGGGAGAGCGCGGCGATGTCGTTCGGCGCCGCGTACTACCGGGCCTTCGCTCAGCACCCGCAGACCATTCAGGTCCTCAGCATGACGCCCATCGAGGACGATGAGACGTTCGCGATGTACGAAACGTTCCTGCGGGTGCTCAAGCGCGCCGGGTTCCGGGCGACGCCGGCGATCGACCTGCTCACGGGCATCGAGAACCTGGCCCTCGGCTTCGCATTCGAGCACAACGCCTCGGATCAGATGTTCGCAGCTGAGAAGGCCGACAGCTTCGGGGCACCCACCTTCGCCGACTTCATTCGCGAGCAGACCGAGGGCGGCTACGTCGCTGCCGAGGCGTTTGAGACCGTGCTGCGCCGCTTCGTTCGGATGTTCCTCGAAGAGGGGGACCTGGCGATGGCGCAGGTGTCGAGTGGGCAGGATCCTGCCTGA
- the rraA gene encoding ribonuclease E activity regulator RraA: MHNVSTADLIDEHGTELQSLSLPLANFGAYTQFTGPIRTVRCYRDNALLKSILSTPGEGAVLVIDGGGALESALVGDIIAGLAVDNGWTGLIVHGVIRDRVAISTLPIGVKALGSNPMKSTKTGEGEADVPVTFGGVTFHPGATVWSDEDGVLTDGGR, translated from the coding sequence ATGCACAACGTCAGCACCGCCGACCTCATCGACGAACACGGTACCGAGCTGCAGTCTCTGTCACTGCCGCTCGCGAACTTCGGCGCATACACGCAGTTCACCGGCCCCATTCGCACGGTCCGCTGCTACCGCGACAACGCCCTGCTTAAGTCGATCCTGTCAACGCCCGGCGAGGGCGCTGTGCTCGTGATTGACGGCGGCGGCGCGCTCGAGTCGGCACTCGTCGGCGACATCATCGCCGGCCTCGCGGTCGACAACGGCTGGACGGGCCTCATCGTGCACGGCGTCATCCGCGACCGCGTCGCCATCAGCACGCTGCCCATCGGCGTGAAGGCGCTCGGGTCGAACCCCATGAAGTCAACCAAGACGGGCGAGGGCGAAGCCGACGTTCCCGTTACGTTCGGCGGCGTCACCTTCCACCCGGGCGCCACGGTGTGGAGCGACGAGGACGGCGTCCTCACCGACGGCGGTCGCTAG
- a CDS encoding sodium:proton antiporter — protein MEFALLAVVGLILIVGVSMLARRIGVAAPLILVVVGTLISYIPGVPAVELDPEIILLGVLPPLLYSAAVNVPIMDFRRNAGPIMGLSVVLVLLSALAVGGLLHLVVPSIPLPAAIALGAVVAPTDAVAATAIGKRLGMPPRLVTILEGESLVNDATSLVLLRTAIAATAGTFVFWDAANEFVYAVVVAILIGAVIGMVTVWLRSKLTNPIHDTAISFTVPFIAFVPTEALGASGVLAVVVAGLLSGHFATRKFTATARINERLNWRTVQFVIENGVFLVMGLQLHSIVDQIGASEVTLAHSALIAVGVVAVLILCRMGFLVPMLWSLRRTLAKYEARASGLRHFVARARDARVPEPKAERHAERVRRAERMARRTEADLTHAKSQGLDWRGALTLGWSGMRGVVTLAAAQSIPVSVPFRPQIVLIAFFVAVITLLLHGLTLPAVIRVLRPSGPSADERAAEVTSLADDLYAEGVAALEYAVERNAELVAENPQHRPLSPHVVERVRVSTHNAIAALTPSLADGEEANRDEAESETQAFLRLSRAVLDAQRAALHEERAIGEYSSDALRAAELALDAQESRLAPPAAH, from the coding sequence ATGGAATTCGCCCTGCTCGCGGTCGTCGGCCTCATCCTGATCGTCGGCGTGTCCATGCTGGCCCGCCGCATCGGGGTCGCGGCCCCGCTGATCCTCGTCGTGGTCGGTACGCTCATCAGCTATATCCCGGGGGTGCCCGCGGTCGAGCTTGACCCCGAGATCATCCTGCTCGGGGTGCTGCCACCGCTGCTCTATTCGGCGGCCGTCAACGTGCCGATCATGGACTTCCGGCGAAACGCCGGCCCCATCATGGGCCTCTCGGTGGTCCTCGTGCTGCTGTCGGCCCTCGCCGTCGGCGGGCTGCTGCACCTCGTCGTGCCGTCGATTCCGCTGCCCGCCGCGATCGCTCTCGGCGCCGTGGTCGCGCCGACCGACGCCGTTGCCGCCACCGCGATCGGCAAGCGCCTCGGCATGCCCCCTCGGCTCGTGACCATTTTGGAGGGCGAGAGCCTCGTCAACGACGCCACCTCCCTCGTACTGCTGCGCACCGCGATCGCCGCGACGGCCGGCACCTTCGTGTTCTGGGACGCCGCGAACGAGTTCGTCTACGCGGTCGTCGTCGCGATCCTGATCGGCGCCGTCATCGGCATGGTGACCGTCTGGCTGCGTTCGAAGCTCACGAACCCGATCCACGACACCGCGATCTCGTTCACGGTCCCCTTCATCGCGTTCGTGCCGACCGAGGCGTTGGGCGCCTCGGGCGTGCTCGCGGTCGTCGTCGCCGGCCTCCTCTCCGGCCACTTCGCGACGCGGAAGTTCACCGCCACCGCCCGCATCAACGAGCGCCTGAACTGGCGCACCGTGCAGTTCGTGATCGAGAACGGCGTGTTCCTCGTGATGGGGCTGCAGCTGCACTCGATCGTCGACCAGATCGGCGCGAGCGAGGTGACGCTCGCGCATTCCGCCCTCATCGCTGTCGGCGTCGTCGCCGTGCTGATCCTGTGCCGCATGGGCTTTCTCGTCCCGATGCTGTGGTCGCTGCGCCGCACGCTCGCGAAGTACGAGGCGCGCGCGTCCGGCCTGCGCCACTTCGTGGCCCGGGCGCGCGACGCCCGGGTGCCCGAGCCGAAGGCCGAGCGCCACGCCGAGCGCGTGCGCCGCGCCGAGCGGATGGCCCGGCGCACCGAGGCCGACCTCACTCACGCGAAGAGCCAGGGGCTCGACTGGCGCGGGGCGCTCACCCTCGGCTGGAGCGGCATGCGCGGCGTGGTCACCCTCGCCGCGGCGCAGTCGATTCCCGTCTCGGTGCCGTTTCGCCCCCAGATAGTGCTCATCGCCTTTTTCGTCGCGGTGATCACCCTGCTCTTGCACGGCCTCACGCTGCCCGCGGTCATCCGCGTGCTGCGCCCCAGCGGTCCCTCCGCCGACGAGCGCGCGGCCGAGGTGACGTCGCTCGCCGACGACCTGTACGCGGAGGGCGTCGCCGCCCTCGAGTACGCCGTCGAGCGCAATGCCGAGCTCGTCGCGGAGAACCCCCAGCACCGGCCGCTCTCGCCGCACGTCGTCGAGCGGGTGCGCGTCAGCACGCACAACGCGATCGCGGCGCTCACCCCGTCGCTCGCCGACGGCGAGGAGGCGAACCGGGACGAAGCGGAGTCCGAGACGCAAGCGTTCCTCCGACTCTCGCGCGCGGTGCTCGACGCGCAGCGGGCGGCCCTGCACGAGGAGCGGGCGATCGGCGAGTACAGCTCGGACGCGCTGCGGGCCGCCGAACTCGCCCTCGACGCCCAAGAGTCCCGGCTCGCTCCGCCGGCAGCGCACTAA
- a CDS encoding winged helix DNA-binding domain-containing protein, translating to MTAPAAPRASASDLLGWRLRALGLGQGQGAAGTESGPDRIAAVASTLLAMQGQDWNAARWALGVRAPGTTLADLHGAFADGRLVRSWPMRGTIHVVAAEDIGWMQAATNHRILPGAPKRRDTIGLDDDSLARMTDVAIAELTGGMRLSRSGLVDAWQHAGIDVPGPWRYHVIWWLCQNQILVQGPVDDDEPLLVLAEEWITSPRPLEGDEALAELAARFALGRGPVLEKDLAWWTGLTIRESRRAIAAAHDAGRLAPVDIEVSAGTGTSPGPTRHWADPALLDTPAADPAADARALLLPGFDEYLLGYTERAAMLDPEHFERIVPGRNGVFRGTVVEAGRVTGTWQRRLLKKSARIEATPFPGRAFDAASLAPSAAAWGAFHETPAELTLGDADREDPDS from the coding sequence ATGACCGCGCCAGCCGCGCCGCGGGCGAGCGCGAGCGACCTGCTCGGCTGGCGCCTGCGCGCGCTCGGGCTGGGGCAGGGGCAGGGCGCGGCTGGCACAGAATCCGGACCCGATCGCATCGCCGCCGTCGCGAGCACCCTGCTCGCCATGCAGGGGCAGGACTGGAACGCCGCGCGCTGGGCCCTCGGCGTCCGCGCGCCCGGCACCACCCTCGCAGACCTGCACGGCGCCTTCGCCGACGGCCGTCTCGTCCGGTCGTGGCCGATGCGCGGCACCATCCACGTGGTGGCGGCCGAGGACATCGGGTGGATGCAGGCGGCCACCAACCACCGCATCCTCCCCGGCGCCCCGAAGCGCCGCGACACGATCGGGCTCGACGACGACTCGCTCGCCCGCATGACGGACGTTGCGATCGCCGAGCTCACGGGCGGAATGCGGCTCAGCCGCTCCGGCCTCGTCGATGCCTGGCAGCACGCGGGCATCGACGTGCCCGGCCCCTGGCGCTACCACGTGATCTGGTGGCTCTGCCAGAACCAGATCCTGGTGCAGGGCCCCGTCGACGACGACGAGCCGCTGCTCGTCCTCGCCGAGGAGTGGATCACTTCCCCCCGCCCGCTCGAGGGCGACGAGGCACTCGCCGAGCTCGCCGCGCGCTTCGCACTGGGCCGCGGCCCCGTGCTCGAAAAGGACCTCGCCTGGTGGACTGGCCTCACCATCCGCGAGAGCCGCCGGGCCATCGCCGCCGCGCACGACGCCGGCCGCCTGGCGCCCGTCGACATCGAGGTGTCTGCGGGAACGGGCACGTCCCCAGGCCCGACCCGGCACTGGGCGGATCCTGCGCTGCTCGATACCCCCGCCGCCGACCCGGCCGCCGATGCGCGTGCGCTGTTGCTGCCCGGGTTCGACGAGTACCTGCTCGGGTACACGGAGCGGGCCGCGATGCTCGACCCCGAACATTTCGAGCGCATCGTGCCCGGTCGCAACGGCGTCTTCCGCGGCACCGTCGTCGAGGCGGGCCGCGTCACGGGCACCTGGCAGCGCAGGCTCCTGAAGAAATCCGCCAGGATCGAGGCGACGCCCTTCCCGGGGCGCGCGTTCGACGCGGCGTCGCTTGCGCCGTCCGCCGCCGCGTGGGGCGCGTTCCACGAGACGCCGGCCGAGCTGACCCTCGGCGACGCCGACCGCGAAGACCCCGACAGCTAG
- a CDS encoding NADH:flavin oxidoreductase/NADH oxidase: MSKPNLFSPIRLRDVEVRNRVWVSPMCQYSATEGVPNDWHVVHLGAFGRGGAGLVLAEATGVVPEGRISPGCLGLWNDEQEAAFAHVAKVVHSHGAKFGIQLAHAGRKASLYRMLPGQPDGSIPLSTPEAPTEGWETVGPSAIAFPGLREPRALETAEVKDIVQAFIAAAARAARAGCDVVELHGAHGYILHSFLSPLSNERTDEYGGSPENRARLLREVVRGIRAEQPELPILVRISATEWTDGGFGIEDSKQLVGWLIEDGADFIDVSSGANIPAKIPVGPSYQTMLAAKVREAGLPVGAVGMITSAAQAETILVTGQADVVFVGRAMLANPHLALAWAYELRADNADDFRPGPYMRARF; this comes from the coding sequence GTGAGCAAACCGAATCTCTTCAGCCCGATCCGCCTGCGTGACGTCGAAGTCCGTAACCGCGTCTGGGTCTCGCCCATGTGTCAGTACTCCGCCACCGAGGGCGTGCCGAACGATTGGCATGTCGTCCACCTCGGCGCCTTCGGCCGCGGCGGCGCGGGCCTCGTGCTCGCCGAGGCGACGGGAGTCGTGCCCGAGGGCCGCATCAGCCCCGGCTGCCTCGGCCTCTGGAACGACGAGCAGGAGGCGGCGTTCGCCCACGTCGCCAAGGTCGTGCACTCGCACGGCGCGAAGTTCGGCATCCAGCTCGCCCACGCGGGCCGGAAGGCCTCGCTGTACCGTATGCTGCCCGGCCAGCCCGACGGGTCGATCCCGCTGAGCACGCCCGAAGCGCCGACCGAGGGTTGGGAGACCGTGGGCCCGTCGGCCATCGCCTTCCCCGGGCTACGCGAGCCGCGCGCCCTCGAGACCGCCGAGGTCAAGGACATCGTGCAGGCCTTCATCGCCGCCGCCGCACGAGCAGCCCGCGCGGGCTGCGACGTCGTCGAGCTGCACGGCGCGCACGGCTACATCCTCCACTCCTTCCTCTCCCCGCTGAGCAACGAGCGCACCGACGAGTACGGCGGCTCCCCCGAGAACCGGGCCCGCCTCTTGCGCGAGGTCGTCCGCGGCATCCGCGCCGAGCAGCCCGAGCTGCCGATCCTCGTGCGCATCTCGGCGACCGAGTGGACCGACGGCGGCTTCGGCATCGAGGACTCGAAGCAGCTCGTGGGCTGGCTCATCGAGGACGGCGCCGACTTTATCGACGTGTCCTCGGGCGCGAACATCCCCGCCAAGATCCCGGTCGGGCCGTCGTACCAGACCATGCTCGCGGCGAAGGTGCGCGAGGCCGGCCTCCCCGTCGGCGCCGTCGGCATGATCACCTCCGCCGCGCAGGCCGAGACCATTCTCGTCACGGGCCAGGCCGACGTCGTGTTCGTGGGCCGCGCGATGCTCGCGAACCCGCACCTGGCCCTCGCCTGGGCGTACGAGCTGCGCGCCGACAATGCCGACGACTTCCGGCCCGGCCCCTACATGCGGGCCCGCTTCTGA
- a CDS encoding exonuclease SbcCD subunit D: MRLLHTSDWHLGRSFHGHPTVPQLREVLAELPKLVREHEVDAVLVAGDVFDHAAPAADLYAVLAEVIRGIREAGAVVVLSSGNHDNASRLGFQAEWAALGGVHVLAAPDAFRRPVRLTDEHGTVDIYGIPYLEPMLQRGLYPGEALREHHTLLARVTGEIAELRAARGGRAVAMAHCFAVATAVDDNGQDPAVAEAAAGLQRDVTSGGLDLVPASVFAGFDYAALGHIHGRQRLAEGIRYSGAPLHLSFAEAGKPRGVWLVELGAAGLDAVTWLDLPVPRPLARLRGTLEGVLADPAHAPHEQDWVQVTLTDPVRPIDAMRRLRERFPFCAQLEFAPEGAPAKSTRSYAARVERRPDIEVVDEFLQHVRAGEGASAEERALLAEVLAAAGAAGSAGTEVKGN, encoded by the coding sequence ATGCGCCTGCTGCACACCTCGGACTGGCACCTCGGCAGAAGCTTCCACGGCCACCCGACGGTGCCGCAGCTGCGCGAGGTGCTCGCGGAGCTACCGAAGCTGGTGCGCGAGCATGAGGTCGACGCGGTGCTCGTCGCGGGCGACGTGTTTGACCACGCGGCGCCGGCGGCCGATCTCTACGCGGTGCTCGCCGAGGTGATCCGCGGCATCCGCGAGGCCGGCGCCGTCGTCGTGCTCTCGAGCGGCAACCATGACAACGCGAGCCGGCTCGGGTTCCAGGCCGAGTGGGCGGCGCTGGGCGGTGTGCACGTGCTCGCGGCGCCCGACGCGTTCCGGCGGCCCGTGCGGCTCACCGACGAGCACGGCACGGTCGACATCTATGGCATCCCGTACCTCGAACCGATGCTGCAGCGCGGCCTCTACCCGGGCGAGGCGCTGCGCGAGCACCACACGCTGCTCGCTCGTGTGACGGGCGAGATCGCCGAGCTGCGTGCGGCTCGAGGGGGTCGTGCGGTCGCGATGGCGCACTGCTTTGCGGTGGCGACGGCAGTGGACGACAACGGGCAGGATCCTGCCGTCGCCGAGGCGGCCGCGGGGCTGCAGCGCGACGTCACCTCGGGCGGGCTCGACCTCGTGCCCGCGTCGGTGTTCGCAGGGTTCGACTACGCCGCGCTCGGCCACATCCACGGCAGGCAGCGCCTCGCCGAGGGCATTCGCTACAGCGGCGCCCCGCTGCACCTCTCCTTCGCTGAGGCGGGCAAGCCGCGCGGGGTGTGGCTCGTCGAGCTCGGGGCGGCGGGCCTCGACGCGGTGACCTGGCTCGATCTGCCGGTGCCCCGGCCGCTCGCTCGGCTGCGCGGCACGCTCGAGGGCGTGCTCGCCGACCCGGCCCACGCGCCACACGAGCAGGATTGGGTGCAGGTGACGCTCACCGACCCCGTTCGCCCGATCGACGCGATGCGCCGCCTGCGCGAGCGCTTCCCGTTCTGCGCCCAGCTGGAGTTCGCGCCCGAGGGGGCGCCGGCGAAGTCGACGCGCAGCTACGCGGCCCGGGTGGAGCGCCGCCCAGATATCGAAGTCGTCGACGAGTTCCTGCAGCACGTGCGCGCGGGCGAGGGCGCGAGCGCCGAGGAGCGCGCCTTGTTGGCCGAGGTGCTCGCTGCCGCCGGGGCGGCCGGAAGTGCCGGCACCGAAGTGAAGGGCAACTGA